One Desulfobacterales bacterium genomic region harbors:
- a CDS encoding methyl-accepting chemotaxis protein — MQLKWFSDLKVKNKLILSSCSLIFLSGIILSAIIGIIIYTYGKQEIKDYRENEFAKRKQTLKNYVEMIYHNLDLTYTFSQSKDEIIKNYGNQLKNVVDIAYQLIKKEMTANSNKEEAQANALEILKRISYDNGSGYIWVNDMGKPYPKMIMHPILPQLNGQMMDDPKYNCAMGKKENLFKAFVDICEINGEGFVDYLWPKPTKEGITKEQPKLTFVKSIPEWGWIIGTGIYVDDVIQKALEIMKNSVSKMTYENNEGYFWINDMGKPYPKMIMHPMQPELNDKIMDDPKYNCAMGTNKNMFQVFVEVCETNGEGVVDYLWPKLAKDGMTSPQPKLAYVKHFKALNWVIGTGIYMDDIETEVKQKETDIQSQVTYTLLYLILGIIGMSAILSFFINLIAKAITNPLQNMMGFIEKIDKKDFTAYININAEDEIGIMGKKLNATINLLRKNILSLKDICGTLDHSSTEMTSIS; from the coding sequence ATGCAATTAAAATGGTTCTCAGATCTAAAGGTAAAAAATAAGCTTATTTTAAGCTCATGTTCTCTTATTTTTCTATCAGGCATAATATTGTCAGCCATAATTGGAATTATTATATACACTTATGGCAAACAAGAAATAAAAGATTATCGTGAAAATGAATTCGCAAAACGAAAGCAAACTCTTAAAAACTATGTTGAAATGATTTATCACAATCTTGACTTAACTTATACTTTTTCCCAAAGCAAAGACGAAATTATTAAAAACTATGGAAATCAATTAAAAAACGTTGTTGATATTGCATATCAGCTTATAAAAAAGGAAATGACAGCAAATTCAAATAAGGAAGAAGCCCAAGCCAATGCTCTTGAAATATTAAAACGCATTTCTTATGATAATGGAAGTGGATACATTTGGGTAAATGATATGGGTAAACCCTATCCCAAAATGATTATGCATCCCATTCTACCACAGCTAAATGGACAAATGATGGACGACCCAAAATACAACTGTGCTATGGGTAAAAAAGAAAACCTTTTTAAAGCTTTTGTAGATATTTGTGAAATAAACGGAGAAGGGTTTGTTGATTATCTTTGGCCAAAGCCGACAAAAGAGGGTATTACCAAAGAGCAGCCTAAACTTACTTTCGTTAAAAGTATCCCTGAATGGGGTTGGATTATAGGCACAGGAATATATGTTGACGATGTAATTCAAAAAGCTTTAGAAATAATGAAAAATAGTGTTAGTAAAATGACTTACGAAAATAATGAAGGATATTTTTGGATTAACGACATGGGCAAACCATATCCTAAAATGATTATGCATCCAATGCAGCCAGAACTAAACGATAAAATCATGGATGACCCCAAATATAACTGTGCTATGGGAACTAATAAAAACATGTTTCAAGTATTTGTCGAGGTTTGCGAAACAAATGGAGAAGGTGTTGTTGATTATCTTTGGCCAAAACTCGCAAAAGATGGAATGACATCTCCTCAGCCAAAATTAGCCTATGTTAAACATTTTAAAGCGCTCAACTGGGTAATTGGAACAGGGATTTATATGGATGATATTGAAACGGAAGTCAAACAAAAAGAAACAGATATTCAATCCCAAGTTACTTACACGCTACTTTACCTTATACTTGGTATAATTGGAATGTCAGCAATACTTTCATTTTTCATTAACTTAATAGCTAAAGCCATTACTAATCCATTGCAAAACATGATGGGTTTTATCGAAAAGATAGACAAAAAAGATTTTACCGCTTATATCAATATAAATGCTGAAGATGAAATTGGCATTATGGGTAAAAAATTAAATGCTACGATAAACTTATTACGAAAAAATATTCTTAGTTTAAAAGATATATGCGGAACATTAGATCATTCTTCTACTGAAATGACTTCAATTTCTGA
- a CDS encoding SEL1-like repeat protein gives MEWSGVLLEKAVFGDANAQYQLAQLYEEGLHIPQNMEKALEWYNKAAKKGHAGAIFKIGELCEKGIGEKADIHEVLKWYNRAASLGSSDASYSIGRLYHEGISLPADARKSIEWFTKAAEQGSGKAAFTLAKIYEQQKEDGYIEKFCLWYVKAYELGYSEAKEWFAKIASEGAPEIQYNIAKIYEKGLGINKNSDESIKWYQKSAKQGHIESAFCIGMLYYEGAEGINKDKNKSIDYLKQAGTGGHGKAAYILAKIYEDSAENETDIKNLCLWYAKAAELGHERAIDWLVRIYEQKRPEVQYYLGDIYEKGLGIDKDINIAKKWYLKASNFGHGDAAYSIAKLNESSSEKEQNPSNNLKWYAKAAGAGNINAIDWIEKLGNSVDPETQYELAKTYETDNSISNNIENALNFYDLAANQRLTSALERIIELGLGGNNQAQYLLACYYEKGDIIPNDIHKAIDWYIKALDGGNQKAKEWFENQSVYGSSETQFKIGEAYEKASSRMGNIDEAKKWYTLSANQNHERAAYLLAKLIDSDYQDEASKDKAANYYKIAAEYGDIDAAYSLGKILEGKKTEQSAQEACEWYIRAYKGGHKGALQWLNNVFNQGSAEIQYQLAIVFESGSYAIKDIEKAMDLYFRASDQGHVKSSILIANKYNRGIGVEHDKDKALQYYLRAAQEGDKDSAYAVAKIHEDKKDTNTDIICEWYTKAAQLGHKLAIEWLEKKSKDSSKIFVPPIKKQDTKDFQKSPDWYAKAAEQGNSQAAYNLAMMYYEGKGVAQNKEKALEYYIKAAEQGHNIAAYALAKLYDKRSDNEQSVNLACRWYVKADELAHPEASSWLKNTLSHGTANQQFALGKIYFDGTGVRKNLREAFKWFSKAADNGNINSAYMAGILCKDGNYAGFDNNIEKAIFYLKKAGEGGNSEAAFELAKIYSNKSEKIFNIYESCKWYAKAAELKHKLSKNWMENALYGDDAEIQFHIGNIYLKGDGVEQNKDIAVQWLLKAAEHGNNSAAYALASISDVKANEFLNKEDLCKWYAKEAENDDQKALEWLEKISKSQEPEMQYCLAKIYESGENVNKDTKKAIFWYLKASSQNHGEAAFKLAKIFQHGYGIEPDIERAIELYGIAAEQGNIEACIWLAKFFESRKKDDSDIFNLCRWYVKALELGNNEASMWIEKIKKQGDFLIQNWLGKIYELKDSQKELDIALDLYLSSSEKGYYEASFNLAKLYTEGKGLPQNYEKAFEYYLKASEQGHKKAFNEILKIGDNCSSEIKYIIGNLFENGKLVKPDVNLALEWYTKSFFQGYGKAAFAIGKINEEGKGVDHNLEVALKWYEKAVKLGYERAEILRRKLETILK, from the coding sequence ATGGAATGGTCTGGAGTATTATTAGAAAAAGCCGTATTTGGAGATGCTAATGCTCAATATCAATTAGCGCAATTATATGAAGAAGGCTTGCATATACCTCAAAATATGGAAAAAGCTTTAGAATGGTATAATAAGGCAGCGAAAAAAGGTCATGCTGGAGCTATTTTTAAAATCGGAGAGCTTTGCGAAAAAGGAATTGGAGAAAAAGCCGACATTCATGAAGTATTAAAATGGTATAACCGAGCTGCAAGTCTTGGCAGCAGCGATGCGTCATATTCTATCGGAAGGCTTTACCATGAAGGCATATCACTACCTGCTGATGCAAGAAAATCAATCGAATGGTTCACAAAAGCTGCTGAACAAGGCAGCGGAAAAGCGGCGTTCACATTGGCTAAAATTTATGAGCAGCAAAAAGAAGACGGCTACATTGAAAAATTTTGCCTTTGGTATGTAAAAGCCTATGAATTAGGCTACTCAGAAGCAAAAGAATGGTTTGCTAAAATTGCATCTGAAGGAGCTCCAGAAATACAATACAATATTGCAAAAATTTATGAAAAAGGTCTTGGAATAAACAAAAACAGTGATGAATCAATAAAATGGTATCAAAAATCTGCAAAGCAAGGTCATATTGAATCAGCATTTTGTATAGGAATGTTATATTATGAAGGGGCAGAAGGCATAAACAAAGATAAAAATAAATCAATCGATTATCTGAAACAAGCAGGCACTGGCGGGCATGGAAAAGCGGCTTATATATTAGCAAAAATATATGAAGACAGCGCTGAAAATGAAACGGACATAAAAAATTTATGTCTTTGGTATGCAAAAGCGGCAGAATTAGGCCATGAAAGGGCTATTGACTGGCTTGTAAGAATTTACGAACAAAAAAGACCTGAAGTTCAATATTATTTAGGGGATATTTACGAGAAAGGTCTTGGAATAGATAAGGATATAAATATAGCAAAAAAATGGTATCTGAAAGCTTCAAATTTCGGACATGGAGATGCGGCGTATTCAATTGCTAAACTTAATGAATCCTCTTCTGAAAAAGAACAAAATCCTTCAAATAACCTTAAATGGTATGCAAAAGCAGCTGGCGCTGGTAATATAAATGCTATTGACTGGATTGAAAAACTTGGAAACTCGGTTGACCCTGAAACTCAATATGAGCTCGCCAAAACTTATGAAACAGATAATTCTATTTCAAATAATATAGAAAATGCATTGAATTTTTATGATTTAGCCGCAAATCAAAGGCTTACATCCGCATTGGAACGAATAATTGAACTTGGACTTGGCGGCAATAATCAAGCTCAATATCTCCTTGCCTGCTATTACGAAAAAGGCGATATTATTCCAAACGATATTCATAAAGCAATCGACTGGTATATCAAAGCCCTTGACGGGGGCAATCAAAAAGCTAAAGAATGGTTTGAAAATCAATCAGTTTATGGAAGTTCTGAAACTCAATTTAAAATCGGTGAAGCCTATGAAAAAGCATCGTCAAGAATGGGTAACATTGATGAAGCAAAAAAATGGTACACCTTATCTGCAAATCAAAATCACGAAAGAGCTGCATACCTTCTTGCAAAGTTAATTGACTCTGATTACCAGGACGAAGCGAGCAAGGATAAAGCTGCAAATTATTATAAAATTGCTGCCGAATATGGAGATATAGATGCCGCATACTCTCTTGGGAAAATACTTGAAGGTAAAAAAACCGAACAAAGTGCTCAAGAAGCCTGTGAATGGTATATTAGAGCTTATAAAGGCGGACATAAAGGCGCATTGCAATGGCTAAATAATGTTTTTAATCAAGGTAGTGCGGAAATTCAATATCAGCTTGCAATAGTTTTTGAATCTGGAAGTTATGCGATTAAAGATATAGAAAAAGCGATGGACCTTTATTTTAGAGCTTCTGATCAAGGCCATGTTAAATCTTCAATACTAATTGCAAATAAATATAATCGAGGAATAGGTGTTGAACATGACAAGGATAAAGCATTGCAATATTACCTGAGAGCAGCTCAAGAAGGAGATAAAGACTCAGCGTATGCTGTAGCAAAAATACATGAAGATAAAAAAGATACAAATACCGATATTATTTGCGAATGGTACACAAAAGCTGCTCAATTAGGCCATAAACTCGCAATCGAATGGCTTGAAAAAAAGTCCAAAGATTCTTCAAAAATTTTTGTTCCACCCATAAAAAAGCAAGATACTAAGGATTTTCAAAAATCCCCTGATTGGTATGCAAAAGCTGCTGAACAAGGCAATAGCCAAGCTGCTTATAATCTTGCAATGATGTATTATGAAGGAAAAGGAGTTGCTCAAAATAAAGAAAAAGCATTAGAATATTACATAAAAGCTGCGGAACAAGGTCATAATATAGCAGCTTATGCTCTTGCAAAGCTTTATGATAAACGTTCAGACAATGAACAAAGTGTTAATCTTGCTTGCAGATGGTATGTAAAAGCCGACGAGCTTGCTCATCCTGAAGCATCGTCATGGCTAAAAAATACCCTTTCCCATGGAACTGCTAATCAGCAATTTGCCTTAGGAAAAATCTACTTCGATGGAACAGGTGTCAGAAAAAACCTTAGAGAAGCGTTTAAATGGTTTTCTAAAGCAGCGGACAATGGAAATATTAATAGTGCATATATGGCTGGAATTCTTTGTAAAGACGGCAATTATGCTGGTTTTGATAACAATATTGAAAAAGCGATTTTTTATTTAAAAAAAGCAGGAGAGGGTGGAAATTCGGAAGCTGCATTTGAGCTTGCAAAAATATACAGCAATAAATCTGAAAAAATTTTTAATATTTACGAATCCTGCAAATGGTATGCAAAGGCGGCTGAGCTTAAACATAAACTCTCAAAAAATTGGATGGAAAACGCCCTTTATGGCGATGATGCAGAAATTCAATTTCATATCGGAAATATTTATTTAAAGGGTGATGGAGTTGAACAAAATAAAGATATAGCCGTTCAATGGCTGCTAAAAGCTGCGGAACATGGCAATAACAGTGCGGCTTACGCCCTTGCAAGTATATCAGATGTTAAAGCAAACGAATTTTTAAATAAAGAAGATTTATGCAAATGGTACGCAAAAGAAGCAGAAAATGATGATCAAAAAGCTCTTGAATGGCTGGAAAAAATATCTAAAAGCCAAGAGCCTGAAATGCAATACTGTCTTGCAAAAATATACGAATCAGGTGAAAACGTAAATAAAGACACAAAAAAAGCTATTTTTTGGTATCTTAAGGCATCCTCCCAAAATCACGGAGAAGCTGCATTTAAGCTCGCAAAAATTTTTCAGCATGGTTACGGAATTGAGCCTGATATTGAAAGAGCGATTGAATTATATGGCATTGCTGCTGAACAGGGAAATATTGAAGCTTGTATATGGCTGGCAAAATTTTTTGAATCCAGAAAAAAAGATGACTCAGACATTTTTAATTTATGCAGATGGTATGTCAAAGCTTTAGAATTAGGTAATAATGAAGCATCAATGTGGATAGAAAAAATAAAAAAACAAGGTGATTTTCTGATACAAAACTGGCTTGGAAAAATTTACGAATTAAAAGATAGTCAAAAAGAATTGGACATAGCTTTAGATTTATACTTAAGTTCATCTGAAAAAGGATACTATGAAGCTTCATTTAATCTTGCCAAATTATATACTGAAGGCAAAGGTCTACCTCAAAACTATGAAAAGGCCTTTGAATATTATTTAAAAGCTTCAGAACAAGGCCATAAAAAAGCCTTTAACGAAATTTTAAAAATCGGAGATAATTGTTCTTCAGAAATAAAATATATAATTGGAAACTTGTTTGAAAATGGGAAATTAGTTAAACCGGACGTTAATTTAGCTTTAGAATGGTACACAAAATCTTTTTTTCAAGGTTATGGAAAAGCGGCATTTGCAATAGGAAAAATTAATGAAGAAGGTAAAGGAGTTGACCATAACCTTGAAGTCGCTTTAAAATGGTATGAAAAAGCTGTAAAGCTCGGATACGAAAGAGCTGAAATACTTAGAAGGAAACTCGAAACGATTTTGAAATAA